A single window of Bordetella genomosp. 11 DNA harbors:
- a CDS encoding N-acyl-D-amino-acid deacylase family protein, translating to MDTQQPYDLILHGGDVVDGTGAPRLRADVGIRDGRIAAIGDLAGAPAARMLDIAGLVVAPGFIDSHAHDDRAVLDMPDMLPKVSQGVTTVVNGNCGISLAPLRGDEALVPPLNLLGRGDSYGSFAHYRRAIDASPPAVNVAAMVGHSTLRVMRMGDVTRAATTAEISAMRADVEQALNDGALGVSTGTFYPPAAAAPEGEIIAVCEPLTRLGGIYATHMRDEGDRVMEAIDESLRIGAALNVPIVISHHKLVGKQNHGRSTQTLARIGEAARAQSVCMDCYPYDASSTILRPERVAICDRTMITWSEPHPEAAGRYLEDLAREWQCSPREAAEALLPAGAVYFIMDDGDVRRILQYPDTMIGSDGLASEGRPHPRLWGTFPRVLGHYGRKLGLFPLENAVYRMTGLTAMRMGLRERGRIAQGFHADLAVFDPDTIIDNATFDAPTETCTGMRHVFVNGVATWQDGAATGARPGRFIADRPQPPKR from the coding sequence ATGGACACGCAGCAGCCCTATGACCTGATCCTGCACGGAGGCGACGTCGTCGATGGCACCGGCGCGCCGCGCCTAAGGGCCGACGTCGGCATACGCGACGGCCGCATCGCCGCCATCGGCGATCTCGCCGGTGCGCCGGCCGCGCGCATGTTGGACATCGCGGGGCTGGTAGTCGCGCCCGGCTTCATCGACAGCCACGCGCATGACGACCGGGCCGTGCTGGACATGCCGGACATGCTGCCCAAGGTATCGCAGGGCGTCACCACGGTGGTCAACGGCAATTGCGGCATCAGCCTGGCGCCCTTGCGCGGCGACGAGGCGCTGGTGCCGCCGCTCAATCTATTGGGCCGCGGCGACAGCTACGGCAGCTTCGCGCACTACCGGCGGGCCATCGATGCGTCGCCGCCGGCCGTGAATGTGGCGGCGATGGTCGGCCATTCCACCTTGCGCGTCATGCGCATGGGCGACGTCACGCGAGCCGCCACAACGGCGGAGATCTCCGCCATGCGCGCCGATGTCGAGCAGGCGCTTAACGATGGCGCGCTCGGCGTCTCAACCGGGACGTTCTATCCCCCGGCCGCCGCCGCGCCCGAAGGGGAAATCATCGCGGTCTGCGAACCGCTGACGCGCCTGGGCGGCATCTACGCCACCCACATGCGCGACGAAGGCGATCGCGTCATGGAGGCCATCGACGAAAGCCTGCGCATCGGCGCGGCCCTGAACGTGCCCATTGTGATCTCGCATCACAAGCTGGTCGGCAAACAGAATCACGGGCGCTCCACGCAGACCCTGGCGCGCATCGGCGAGGCCGCGCGCGCGCAGTCCGTGTGCATGGATTGTTATCCCTACGATGCCTCGTCCACCATACTGCGTCCCGAGCGCGTCGCGATCTGCGACCGCACCATGATTACGTGGTCCGAGCCGCACCCCGAAGCCGCCGGCCGCTACCTGGAAGACCTGGCCCGGGAATGGCAATGCAGCCCCCGCGAAGCCGCGGAAGCCCTGCTGCCCGCGGGCGCCGTCTACTTCATCATGGACGACGGCGACGTGCGCCGCATCCTGCAGTATCCGGACACGATGATAGGGTCGGACGGACTGGCCAGCGAAGGCCGCCCGCATCCGCGCCTGTGGGGCACTTTTCCGCGCGTGCTGGGCCATTACGGGCGCAAGCTGGGCCTGTTCCCGCTGGAAAACGCCGTCTACCGCATGACCGGCCTGACCGCCATGCGCATGGGCCTGCGCGAGCGCGGCCGCATCGCCCAGGGATTCCATGCCGACCTGGCCGTATTCGATCCCGACACCATCATCGACAACGCCACCTTCGACGCGCCCACGGAAACCTGCACCGGCATGCGGCATGTATTCGTGAACGGCGTCGCCACCTGGCAGGACGGCGCGGCCACCGGCGCGCGGCCCGGCCGCTTCATCGCGGACCGCCCGCAGCCGCCGAAGCGCTGA
- a CDS encoding FAD-binding oxidoreductase → METELIRRLAHVVGDEGLVLDEAAQAPYVEDWLGKWRGRTPVVVRPRNTTEVAAVMRLCRQSGTPVVPQGGNTGMSGGAAPDDSGAQVILSLNRMTRIREVDPVNNTMTVDAGVLLADVQRAARDAGRYFPLSLGAEGSCTIGGNLATNAGGTAVLRYGNTRDLALGLEVVLPDGRVWSGLRGLRKDNTGYDLRGLFIGSEGTLGIITGAVLKLYPAPLGHATAWVGAASPACIVSLLSRLQAQCGERLTAFEMMSARCVDLVRAHVSGAVCPLEGDHPYHALVQLSDVAPEGLPELLERSLAHVLEDGLIADAAIAASETQARSMWRLREGISQAQVRAGKAVKHDIALPISRLAAFIDEADAALAAEFEGLPIVNFGHVGDGNLHYNVLLPPDVSQDDYARLTAALNRRVHDLVAQRGGSISAEHGVGRLRRDELRRYKSAVEMDLMLMIKRALDPDQLMNPGKLL, encoded by the coding sequence ATGGAAACCGAACTGATCCGCCGCCTGGCCCATGTGGTGGGCGACGAGGGCCTGGTGCTGGACGAGGCCGCCCAGGCACCCTATGTCGAGGACTGGCTGGGCAAGTGGCGCGGCCGTACGCCGGTGGTCGTCAGGCCGCGCAATACCACCGAGGTCGCGGCCGTCATGCGCCTGTGCCGGCAGAGCGGCACGCCGGTCGTGCCGCAAGGCGGAAATACGGGCATGAGCGGGGGCGCCGCGCCGGACGACAGCGGCGCCCAGGTCATCCTTAGCCTGAATCGTATGACGCGCATCCGCGAAGTTGACCCCGTCAACAACACGATGACCGTCGATGCCGGCGTGCTCCTGGCCGACGTGCAGCGGGCGGCCCGCGATGCCGGCCGCTACTTTCCCTTGAGCCTGGGCGCGGAGGGCAGTTGCACCATCGGGGGCAATCTGGCGACCAATGCCGGCGGCACCGCGGTACTGCGCTATGGCAATACGCGCGACCTGGCGCTGGGATTGGAAGTCGTGTTGCCCGACGGCCGTGTATGGAGCGGCCTGCGCGGGCTGCGCAAGGACAATACCGGCTACGACCTGCGCGGGCTGTTCATCGGCTCCGAAGGCACGCTGGGCATCATCACCGGCGCGGTGTTGAAGCTTTATCCGGCGCCGCTGGGGCACGCCACCGCGTGGGTGGGCGCCGCTTCCCCGGCCTGCATCGTGTCGCTGCTGTCGCGCCTGCAGGCGCAATGCGGCGAGCGCCTGACCGCCTTCGAAATGATGTCCGCCCGCTGCGTGGACCTGGTGCGCGCGCACGTCAGCGGCGCCGTGTGTCCCCTGGAAGGCGACCATCCCTATCATGCCTTGGTGCAGTTGTCCGATGTCGCGCCGGAGGGACTGCCGGAGCTGCTCGAACGGTCGCTGGCGCATGTGCTGGAGGACGGCCTGATCGCGGACGCGGCCATTGCCGCCAGCGAAACCCAGGCGCGGTCCATGTGGCGCCTGCGCGAAGGCATCTCCCAGGCGCAGGTGCGCGCCGGCAAGGCGGTCAAGCACGACATCGCGCTGCCGATCTCGCGCCTGGCCGCGTTCATCGACGAAGCGGACGCCGCGCTTGCCGCGGAGTTCGAAGGATTGCCGATCGTCAACTTCGGCCACGTCGGCGATGGCAACCTGCACTACAACGTGCTGTTGCCGCCGGACGTATCCCAGGATGACTACGCCCGGCTGACCGCCGCCTTGAACCGGCGTGTCCACGACCTGGTGGCGCAGCGCGGCGGCAGCATCAGCGCCGAACACGGTGTCGGCCGGCTGCGCCGGGATGAGTTGCGCCGCTATAAATCCGCGGTCGAAATGGACCTGATGCTGATGATCAAGCGCGCGCTGGATCCCGATCAGCTGATGAATCCGGGCAAGCTGTTGTAG
- a CDS encoding aspartate/glutamate racemase family protein, with the protein MERTLYVINPNSTQAVTDAFDAGLAPLRVPGGPRIVCLTLREGPPGIQTQMDVESVTLPLVRMVQGLDREHGDAAAGYVIACFSDPGLHAVREATSKPVLGISECGILTAMTLGQRVGVIAILRQSLPRHGRMFGAMGIGGRIAAELPLGLGVVELADAARTRERLAGVGRQLRDAHQADVIVLGCAGMAAYREWLQAEVGLPVVEPTQAATGMAIARVLLDAPARRQ; encoded by the coding sequence ATGGAACGAACGCTATACGTCATCAACCCGAATTCTACCCAGGCGGTGACCGACGCTTTCGACGCCGGCCTGGCGCCGCTGCGCGTGCCCGGCGGGCCGCGCATTGTCTGTCTTACCCTGCGTGAGGGCCCGCCGGGCATCCAGACGCAGATGGACGTGGAAAGCGTCACGCTGCCCCTGGTGCGGATGGTGCAGGGCCTGGACCGGGAACACGGCGACGCCGCCGCCGGCTACGTGATCGCCTGCTTCAGCGACCCGGGCTTGCACGCGGTGCGGGAAGCCACGTCCAAGCCGGTGCTGGGCATCAGCGAATGCGGCATCCTTACCGCCATGACCCTGGGCCAGCGTGTCGGCGTCATCGCCATCCTGCGGCAATCCCTGCCGCGCCACGGCCGCATGTTCGGCGCGATGGGCATAGGCGGCCGCATCGCGGCGGAACTGCCGCTGGGCCTGGGCGTGGTCGAACTGGCGGACGCCGCGCGCACGCGCGAACGGTTGGCCGGCGTGGGCCGGCAATTGCGCGACGCGCACCAGGCCGATGTCATTGTGCTGGGCTGCGCGGGCATGGCGGCGTATCGCGAATGGCTGCAGGCCGAAGTGGGCCTGCCCGTGGTCGAGCCGACGCAGGCCGCGACGGGCATGGCAATCGCCCGGGTGCTGCTGGACGCGCCGGCGCGCCGGCAATAA
- a CDS encoding LysR substrate-binding domain-containing protein, whose protein sequence is MLLNLRQIEVFRAVMTTGSISGAAKLLFVSQPAVSRLLAHTEQRLGFSLFERIKGRLYPTPEARQLFREVETVYAGVRRVGELAGELAERRTGILHVVSSPSIGHMLIPLAISAFRAQHEDVKVTFQALSFRPLTQMLLDNRAEIGVVILPAQHPNLAAQPIGEARLVCICPYNHPLAHRSMLSIQELMPYPLISYSVDTPFGALVEQMYQEAGEPRRVAVEVSSPQNACSLVQAGAGIAIVDEFSVRSRTSGEFVVRPIAQSKVLTASLLQSRFEPLSQLAQAFVDTLRQTMREQGFELASGQTRN, encoded by the coding sequence ATGTTGCTCAATCTCAGGCAGATCGAAGTCTTCCGCGCCGTCATGACCACCGGGTCCATCAGCGGCGCGGCCAAGCTGCTGTTCGTATCGCAGCCGGCCGTCAGCCGCCTGCTGGCCCACACCGAACAACGCCTGGGCTTCAGCCTGTTCGAGCGCATCAAGGGACGGCTTTATCCCACGCCCGAGGCGCGGCAGCTATTCCGCGAGGTGGAAACCGTCTATGCCGGCGTGCGCCGGGTCGGCGAACTGGCGGGCGAACTCGCCGAGCGCCGCACCGGCATCCTGCACGTGGTGTCCAGCCCCAGTATCGGGCACATGCTGATCCCGCTGGCGATCTCGGCCTTCCGCGCGCAGCACGAGGACGTCAAGGTGACTTTCCAGGCCCTGTCGTTTCGTCCCCTGACGCAGATGCTGCTGGACAACCGGGCGGAGATCGGCGTGGTGATCCTGCCCGCGCAGCATCCCAACCTGGCGGCCCAGCCGATCGGCGAAGCGCGGCTGGTATGCATCTGCCCCTACAACCATCCCCTCGCGCACCGCTCCATGCTGTCGATCCAGGAGCTGATGCCATACCCGCTGATTTCCTATAGCGTCGATACGCCCTTCGGTGCGCTGGTGGAACAGATGTACCAGGAAGCCGGCGAACCCCGCCGCGTGGCGGTGGAGGTCAGCTCGCCCCAGAATGCCTGCTCGCTGGTCCAGGCGGGCGCCGGCATCGCCATCGTCGACGAGTTTTCCGTGCGCAGCCGCACCTCCGGCGAATTCGTGGTGCGGCCGATCGCCCAATCCAAGGTGTTGACCGCCAGCCTGCTGCAATCGCGCTTCGAGCCGCTGTCCCAGCTGGCGCAGGCCTTCGTGGACACCCTGCGCCAGACCATGCGCGAGCAGGGATTCGAGCTGGCATCCGGGCAAACCCGAAATTAA
- a CDS encoding dihydrodipicolinate synthase family protein → MPGAVARAIDDGDEMTAPPDAHGVFTICPTPFDDDLRVDTDSIRSLVDFLLETGIKGLAVLGFLGELHKLSAAERRLVLRTFVEQAAGRVPVWVGVRGLGIAGAIEQAQEAQELGAAAVFAAPLDNANDALLFDYYKAVAEAVDIPVVIHDFPDSFGTEIRPEVVARLAREGGVHAVKMEEPPVGQKITRIRELCGDAPMKIFGGLGGVYFLEELQRGAVGTMTGFAFPEILVAIHERHAAGDAAGAAAIFDRYCPLIRYEFQPKIGLALRKYIYQRRGAIRSYALRSPGMRIDKVTMAELEATVRRVGLSLDIPGAQRVA, encoded by the coding sequence ATGCCCGGCGCCGTTGCCCGGGCGATCGACGATGGAGACGAGATGACCGCCCCGCCCGACGCCCACGGCGTTTTTACCATCTGCCCGACGCCTTTCGACGACGACCTGCGGGTCGACACCGATAGCATTCGCAGCCTGGTGGACTTCCTGCTGGAAACCGGCATAAAAGGGCTGGCCGTGCTCGGTTTCCTGGGGGAACTGCACAAGCTTTCCGCGGCGGAGCGCCGCCTGGTGCTGCGCACCTTCGTCGAACAGGCGGCCGGCCGCGTACCGGTCTGGGTCGGCGTGCGCGGGCTGGGCATCGCCGGCGCGATCGAACAGGCGCAGGAAGCGCAGGAACTCGGCGCCGCCGCCGTCTTCGCGGCCCCCCTGGACAATGCCAATGACGCGCTGCTGTTCGACTACTACAAGGCGGTGGCCGAAGCGGTCGACATCCCCGTCGTGATCCACGACTTTCCGGATTCCTTCGGTACGGAGATCCGGCCCGAGGTGGTGGCGCGGCTGGCGCGCGAGGGCGGCGTGCATGCCGTCAAAATGGAAGAGCCGCCCGTGGGCCAGAAGATTACCCGCATCCGCGAACTGTGCGGCGATGCCCCCATGAAGATCTTCGGCGGCCTGGGCGGCGTGTACTTCCTGGAGGAATTGCAGCGCGGCGCCGTCGGCACGATGACCGGCTTCGCCTTCCCGGAAATCCTGGTCGCCATCCACGAACGCCACGCAGCCGGTGACGCGGCGGGCGCGGCGGCGATCTTCGACCGCTATTGCCCATTGATCCGCTACGAATTCCAACCCAAGATCGGCCTGGCCCTGCGCAAGTACATCTATCAGCGGCGCGGCGCCATCCGCAGCTACGCGCTGCGGTCGCCGGGCATGCGCATCGACAAGGTCACCATGGCGGAACTGGAAGCCACGGTACGGCGCGTCGGCCTGTCGCTGGATATCCCGGGCGCGCAGCGCGTCGCCTGA
- the hydA gene encoding dihydropyrimidinase, protein MATSAEFDLTIRNGRISTASDTFHADIGVRDGIIAAVARDLPPGREDIDAGGRWVLPGGIDSHCHVEQLSGMGVMCADDFYSATVSAAFGGTTTIIPFAAQHRGNALPEVVADYHRRAAEKAVIDYGFHLILSDPTEHALQHDLPALIRDGITSFKVYMTYERLKIDDYQLLDVLEVADREGALVMVHAENNDMIRWIARRLVDRGMTAPKYHAVAHDPIAESEATHRAVALARLMDVPLLIVHVAGLEAVRVVHSSQALGLPILAESCPQYLFLTQEDLDRDGLEGAKYCCSPPPRDAASQEAVWAGLLDGTLQMYSSDHAPYRFDASGKLPKGDQTTFKDMANGVPGLELRMPLLFSEGVLTGRMTIERFVAVTSANHARTYGLYPRKGTIAVGADADIAVWNPDREVHVTAGMLHDQVGYTPYEGRTLRGWPEIVTSGGRIVVRDGTLHAARGSGRFLRRGTPEPVLRQRLNGNPNSIMRKVFAQGAD, encoded by the coding sequence ATGGCCACATCCGCCGAATTCGACCTGACCATACGGAACGGGCGCATCAGCACCGCGTCCGACACCTTTCATGCCGATATCGGCGTGCGCGACGGCATCATCGCGGCGGTCGCGCGCGACCTGCCGCCCGGGCGCGAGGACATCGACGCGGGCGGACGCTGGGTACTGCCCGGCGGCATCGACAGCCACTGCCACGTCGAGCAGCTGTCCGGCATGGGCGTCATGTGCGCCGACGACTTCTACAGCGCCACGGTGTCGGCGGCCTTCGGCGGCACCACCACCATCATCCCCTTCGCCGCCCAGCATCGCGGCAACGCCCTGCCGGAAGTCGTCGCCGACTATCACCGCCGCGCCGCCGAAAAAGCCGTGATCGACTACGGCTTCCACCTGATCCTGTCGGACCCCACCGAACACGCGCTCCAGCACGATCTGCCCGCGCTTATCCGCGACGGCATCACCTCGTTCAAGGTCTATATGACCTACGAACGGCTGAAGATCGACGACTACCAGTTGCTGGACGTCCTGGAAGTCGCGGACCGCGAGGGCGCGCTGGTCATGGTCCACGCCGAAAACAACGACATGATCCGCTGGATCGCGCGCCGGCTGGTGGACCGCGGCATGACCGCGCCCAAGTATCACGCCGTCGCGCACGACCCCATCGCCGAAAGCGAAGCGACCCATCGCGCCGTCGCGCTGGCCCGCCTGATGGACGTGCCCCTGCTGATCGTGCACGTCGCCGGCCTGGAAGCGGTGCGCGTGGTGCATTCCTCGCAGGCCCTCGGCCTGCCCATCCTCGCGGAAAGCTGCCCCCAGTACCTGTTCCTTACGCAGGAGGACCTCGACCGCGACGGACTGGAAGGCGCCAAGTACTGCTGCAGCCCGCCGCCGCGCGACGCGGCGTCGCAGGAGGCGGTCTGGGCCGGACTGCTGGACGGCACCCTGCAAATGTATTCGTCCGACCATGCCCCCTACCGGTTCGATGCCAGCGGCAAGCTGCCCAAGGGCGATCAAACCACCTTCAAGGACATGGCCAATGGCGTGCCGGGCCTGGAGCTGCGCATGCCGCTGCTGTTTTCCGAAGGCGTGCTGACGGGACGCATGACCATAGAACGTTTCGTCGCCGTGACCTCCGCCAATCACGCCCGCACCTATGGCCTGTATCCGCGCAAGGGCACGATCGCCGTCGGCGCCGATGCCGATATCGCGGTCTGGAATCCCGACCGCGAAGTGCACGTCACCGCCGGCATGCTGCACGACCAGGTCGGCTACACGCCCTATGAAGGACGCACGCTGCGCGGCTGGCCTGAAATCGTGACCAGCGGCGGCCGCATCGTGGTGCGCGACGGCACCCTGCACGCCGCGCGCGGCAGCGGCCGCTTCCTGCGCCGCGGCACGCCGGAACCGGTGCTGCGCCAGCGCCTGAACGGCAATCCCAACAGCATCATGCGCAAGGTCTTCGCCCAGGGCGCCGATTAA